The following proteins are co-located in the Macadamia integrifolia cultivar HAES 741 chromosome 3, SCU_Mint_v3, whole genome shotgun sequence genome:
- the LOC122073231 gene encoding zinc finger BED domain-containing protein RICESLEEPER 2-like: protein MEITEEERGFQSHAIEDNTVGDVLDWEELSMYESSTTTVIQDKSELDLYLEEPRIKDPIKHYDVLAFWKSQGSKYRDLFRMARDVLAIPVSTVASESAFSAGGRVIDKYRSKLLPTNAEALICLRDWMFGVDFRAEPVDDASDLANALGNVLSLDVSGDTNITVEPTQRSSNASTAANV, encoded by the exons ATGGAGATAACTGAGGAAGAGAGGGGATTTCAATCACATGCTATTGAGGACAATACAGTTGGAGATGTTTTAGATTGGGAG gaGCTATCTATGTATGAGAGTTCTACTACTACTGTAATACAAGATAAATCCGAATTAGATTTATATCTAGAAGAGCCAAGGATTAAAGATCCGATCAAGCATTATGATGTATTGGCCTTTTGGAAGTCACAAGGATCAAAGTATCGTGATCTTTTTCGGATGGCACGTGATGTGTTGGCTATTCCGGTATCAACTGTTGCTTCTGAATCAGCTTTTAGTGCTGGAGGTAGAGTTATTGACAAATACAGAAGTAAGCTATTGCCTACAAATGCTGAAGCGTTGATTTGCCTTCGAGATTGGATGTTCGGAGTAGACTTTAGAG CTGAACCGGTTGATGATGCCAGTGATTTGGCTAATGCTTTGGGGAATGTGTTGTCTTTGGATGTGAGTGGTGATACTAATATTACAGTAGAACCTACACAAAGATCTTCTAATGCCTCTACTGCAGCTAATGTTTAG
- the LOC122074212 gene encoding zinc finger BED domain-containing protein RICESLEEPER 2-like — protein sequence MSNQKDQEVQMSVNEVNRGNGFSPSTSRTAFDHNTGPVVSSATVSTLPRNRKKTSIVWKEFINIPKDKNPDGRQRAKCKACGNIYLADSSINGTGSLRRHLKSCLKRKNNDVAQMLVAGGDGNVALKTKRIDADVVRDMITALIVRHELPLVFVEYEEFRALISYLKPQFSPISRNTQMADILKLHTRESKRIKDFLSSFNGRMSLTTDLWTSVTTDSYISLTCHYIDTEWVLHKKLLKFCIMPPPHTGANICEIASNMLLDWGIEKKLFSITLDNAGANLCFIEHLKKSLVLKKALLCSGEFFHNRCCAHISNLIVQDGLKCIDESVHFVRSSVAYVKASQARKVKFLECCKQLDIPSQKGLHGDVSTRWNSTYHMLDSAIVYQTAFQQLELVDKNFKVCPSNEDWKKIEHLCSFLKPFNDITELLSGSKYPTANLYFHNVWKIHLSLLKTINQGEDYVKKMAQEMKKKFDKYWDSYSIILAIAVVFDPRYKLIFVSTTL from the exons ATGTCAAATCAAAAAGATCAAGAAGTTCAGATGTCTGTTAATGAAGTAAACAGAGGGAATGGTTTTAGTCCGTCTACTTCAAGAACTGCATTTGATCATAATACTGGGCCAGTTGTTTCATCTGCTACAGTCAGTACTTTAccaagaaataggaaaaaaacttCCATAGTTTGGAAAGAGTTTATTAATATCCCTAAAGACAAAAATCCCGATGGAAGACAGAGAGCAAAATGCAAGGCTTGTGGGAATATATATCTGGCTGACTCATCTATCAATGGCACTGGTAGTTTGAGGAGACATCTTAAGTCTTGCCTCAAGCGTAAAAATAATGATGTTGCTCAAATGTTAGTGGCTGGAGGTGATGGGAATGTGGCACTGAAAACTAAGAGGATTGATGCAGATGTAGTTCGAGATATGATTACCGCACTTATTGTCAGACATGAGTTGCCCTTGGTATTCGTCGAGTATGAAGAGTTTAGGGCTTTGATTTCTTATCTTAAACCACAATTTAGTCCTATTAGTAGGAATACCCAAATGGCTGATATTTTGAAGTTGCATACTAGAGAAAGCAAGAGGATAAAGGATTTTTTGAGTTCCTTCAATGGTAGAATGTCATTGACTACTGATTTGTGGACTTCTGTAACAACTGACTCCTATATTTCTCTCACTTGTCATTATATTGACACAGAATGGGTactacataaaaaattattgaaattttgcATCATGCCACCCCCACACACAGGAGCTAATATATGTGAAATTGCTTCAAATATGTTGTTGGATTGGGGCATAGAGAAGAAATTGTTCTCTATTACATTAGATAATGCCGGTGCTaacctttgttttattgagcaCTTGAAAAAAAGTTTGGTATTAAAGAAGGCATTGTTGTGTAGTGGTGAGTTTTTTCACAACAGATGTTGTGCTCATATATCGAACCTAATTGTACAAGATGGTTTGAAGTGCATTGATGAATCTGTACATTTTGTTCGATCGAGTGTAGCATATGTGAAGGCATCTCAAGCAAGGAAAGTAAAGTTTCTTGAATGCTGCAAACAATTGGATATACCAAGTCAGAAAGGGTTGCATGGGGATGTTTCCACAAGGTGGAACTCGACTTATCACATGCTTGATTCTGCCATTGTCTATCAGACTGCATTTCAACAACTAGAGTTGGtggataaaaattttaaagtgtGTCCAAGCAATGAGGATTGGAAAAAGATTGAACACTTATGTTCCTTTTTGAAGCCTTTTAATGACATTACTGAATTATTGTCTGGGTCAAAGTACCCAACAGCAAATTTGTATTTTCATAATGTATGGAAAATACATTTGTCTTTGTTGAAAACGATAAATCAAGGAGAAGACTATGTGAAAAAGATGgcacaagaaatgaaaaagaagtttgATAAGTATTGGGACTCATATAGCATCATTTTAGCTATTGCTGTTGTATTTGATCCTCGTTACAAGCTAATCTTTGTTAG CACGACTCTTTGA